Proteins from a genomic interval of Clostridium scatologenes:
- a CDS encoding iron-containing alcohol dehydrogenase, whose protein sequence is MSRFTLPRDIYFGENTLETLKTLKGKKAVIVVGGGSMKKFGFLQKVEEYLKEAGMEIKLIEGVEPDPSVETVMKGAETMRDFQPDWIVSIGGGSPIDAAKAMWIFYEYPEFTFEQAVIPFGIPDLRQKAKFVAIPSTSGTATEVTAFSVITDYKAKIKYPLADFNLTPDVAIIDPALAQTMPAKLTAHTGMDALTHAIEAYVAGLRSYFSDPLAMQAIVMVKDNLIKSYEGDKEARDEMHIAQCLAGMAFSNALLGITHSMAHKTGAVFHIPHGCANAIFLPYVIDFNKKACKDRYATIAKTLGLAGNTDDELVDSLTSMIQEMNKKMDIPLTLKEYGVTEEDLNANLDFIAHNAVLDACTGSNPRPITEEEMKKLFKCTFTGEKVNF, encoded by the coding sequence ATGTCAAGATTTACACTACCAAGAGATATTTATTTTGGAGAAAATACTTTAGAAACTTTAAAAACTTTAAAAGGTAAGAAAGCTGTAATTGTTGTTGGGGGAGGATCAATGAAAAAATTTGGCTTCCTTCAAAAAGTTGAAGAATATCTAAAAGAAGCAGGAATGGAAATAAAATTAATAGAAGGTGTTGAACCAGATCCATCAGTTGAAACAGTTATGAAGGGTGCAGAAACTATGAGAGATTTTCAACCTGATTGGATAGTTTCCATAGGTGGAGGATCACCAATAGATGCTGCTAAAGCTATGTGGATATTTTATGAATATCCAGAATTTACTTTTGAGCAAGCTGTTATTCCTTTTGGAATACCAGATTTAAGACAAAAAGCTAAATTTGTTGCTATACCATCTACAAGTGGAACAGCTACAGAGGTTACTGCTTTTTCAGTTATAACTGATTATAAAGCTAAGATAAAATATCCTTTAGCTGATTTTAACTTAACACCAGATGTAGCTATTATAGATCCAGCTCTTGCTCAAACAATGCCTGCAAAATTAACGGCTCATACAGGTATGGATGCTTTAACTCATGCAATAGAAGCTTATGTAGCAGGATTAAGATCATATTTCTCAGATCCTCTTGCAATGCAAGCTATAGTTATGGTAAAAGATAATTTAATAAAATCCTATGAAGGAGATAAAGAAGCAAGAGATGAAATGCATATAGCTCAATGTTTAGCAGGAATGGCATTCTCAAATGCATTACTTGGAATTACTCATAGTATGGCACATAAGACAGGAGCTGTATTCCACATTCCTCATGGCTGTGCAAATGCTATATTCCTTCCTTATGTAATAGATTTTAATAAGAAAGCATGTAAAGATAGATATGCAACTATAGCTAAAACTTTAGGTTTAGCAGGCAATACTGATGATGAATTAGTAGATTCATTAACTTCTATGATACAAGAAATGAATAAAAAAATGGATATACCACTAACATTAAAAGAATATGGCGTAACAGAAGAAGATCTTAATGCAAACTTAGATTTTATAGCACATAATGCAGTATTAGATGCATGTACTGGATCAAATCCAAGACCTATAACTGAAGAAGAAATGAAAAAGTTATTCAAATGCACATTTACTGGAGAGAAAGTTAATTTTTAA
- a CDS encoding sigma-54-dependent Fis family transcriptional regulator, which produces MKNDVEYGKDYWSEFTKNEKCNEKLNPIVKESWIRCKKSGIDSVNGNIIRASKSELNLKLEKNKELITVSRPIMENLYNIVEGSGFVIILTDRDGYIIDLIGDEELIKIENSNFVVGTSWAEESIGTNAIGTALYLDKPVQVIGAEHYYEKNHFYTCSAAPIHNEDGYIIGSINMSGNYSKAHSHTTAIVVSGAYSIEKQLTLIKSNRVLNVIFDSMSEGMLLLDESLKIKSTNKMASKILGISTEEILKTSINTLLKNIDFIKNTLNVDTNYHNLDYNFYVKNRRIKCSINAFPVIINDKVKGTVITFNSEGYMHKVASTIAGFSASYKFEDIITKSEDMKKTIEFAKRAALTSCNVLVEGPSGTGKELFAQSIHNYSDRSGGPFVAVNCASLPKELMESELFGYEKGAFTGATKEGHPGKFELANEGTIFLDEIGELPLDMQSKLLRVLDNNKITRLGGTYEKILNVRVIAATNRNLQQEIKDKNFREDLYYRLNVMNIKTIALNERIEDIETLAKYFVYRLNLKNSNNAKTLSEGYLNCIKKYSWPGNVRELRNVVERSYYLCELDNINEEFLYDYIVKTETMITQNQKGIMSMEEMEAENIRNAINQSNGDLIKAARILNISRATIYRKVKKYCIK; this is translated from the coding sequence ATGAAAAATGATGTAGAATATGGAAAAGATTATTGGAGTGAATTTACTAAAAATGAAAAATGTAATGAAAAACTAAATCCTATAGTGAAAGAGTCTTGGATAAGATGTAAAAAAAGCGGAATAGATTCCGTAAATGGAAATATTATAAGAGCCTCAAAGAGTGAACTGAATTTAAAATTAGAAAAAAATAAAGAACTTATAACTGTTTCAAGGCCTATAATGGAAAATTTATACAATATAGTTGAAGGTTCTGGTTTTGTAATAATATTAACAGATAGAGACGGGTATATTATCGACTTGATAGGTGATGAAGAACTTATTAAAATTGAAAATTCAAATTTTGTAGTTGGAACTTCCTGGGCAGAAGAATCTATAGGAACAAATGCCATAGGAACAGCACTTTATCTTGATAAACCTGTGCAAGTGATAGGTGCAGAACATTATTATGAAAAAAATCATTTTTATACATGTTCAGCAGCTCCTATACATAATGAAGATGGATACATAATAGGTAGTATAAATATGTCTGGAAATTATTCAAAAGCTCACTCACATACTACAGCTATTGTAGTATCTGGAGCTTATTCTATAGAAAAGCAGCTTACATTAATAAAATCAAATAGAGTTTTAAACGTAATCTTTGATTCAATGTCTGAAGGTATGTTACTTTTAGATGAAAGTTTAAAGATAAAAAGTACAAATAAGATGGCTTCAAAAATATTAGGTATTTCTACGGAGGAAATACTTAAAACTAGTATAAATACCTTATTAAAAAATATAGATTTTATAAAAAATACATTAAATGTAGATACAAATTATCATAATTTAGATTACAATTTTTATGTAAAAAATAGAAGAATAAAATGCAGCATTAATGCATTTCCTGTTATTATAAATGATAAGGTAAAAGGTACTGTAATAACCTTTAATAGTGAGGGGTATATGCATAAGGTGGCAAGTACTATAGCTGGATTTAGTGCATCTTACAAATTTGAAGATATAATAACTAAAAGTGAAGATATGAAAAAAACCATAGAATTTGCTAAAAGAGCTGCGTTAACTAGTTGTAATGTACTAGTAGAGGGACCAAGTGGAACTGGAAAGGAACTTTTTGCACAATCAATACACAATTATAGTGATAGAAGTGGTGGACCTTTTGTAGCTGTTAATTGTGCCTCGTTGCCCAAAGAACTTATGGAAAGTGAACTTTTTGGATATGAAAAAGGTGCATTTACAGGGGCAACTAAAGAAGGTCATCCAGGGAAATTTGAATTAGCTAATGAAGGAACTATATTTTTGGATGAAATTGGAGAATTGCCTTTAGATATGCAATCTAAGCTTTTAAGAGTACTTGATAACAATAAAATTACTAGATTAGGTGGAACTTATGAAAAAATATTAAATGTAAGGGTCATAGCAGCTACTAATAGAAATTTGCAGCAGGAAATAAAAGATAAGAATTTTAGAGAAGATTTGTATTATAGATTAAATGTGATGAATATTAAAACTATAGCTTTGAACGAAAGAATAGAAGATATAGAAACTTTAGCAAAATACTTTGTTTATAGATTGAATTTAAAGAATTCTAATAATGCTAAAACTTTAAGTGAAGGATATTTGAATTGTATAAAAAAGTATAGTTGGCCAGGAAATGTTAGAGAACTTAGAAATGTTGTTGAACGCTCTTATTATTTATGTGAATTAGATAACATAAATGAAGAGTTTTTATATGACTACATTGTTAAAACAGAAACTATGATTACACAAAATCAAAAAGGAATTATGTCTATGGAGGAAATGGAAGCAGAAAATATAAGAAACGCTATAAATCAGTCAAATGGCGATTTGATAAAAGCAGCACGTATACTTAATATAAGTAGAGCTACTATATATAGAAAAGTTAAAAAATATTGTATAAAATGA
- a CDS encoding aspartate aminotransferase family protein → MSESNIMNTYGRFGVSFEKGIGCKLYDNNGIEYIDFVSGVAVNCLGHSHPSIIKAIEEQSRKVMHISNYYWNSKGIELAEKLCSLSEHDSVFFCNSGTEAMEVGVKVARKYGKVHGGESKNVIIYMKDSFHGRTMGALSVTGQEKYQKDFKPLIGGTKSVKFNDIKDLEDKIDENVCGVIIEPIQGEGGINVASIDYLKAVKKLCEENNALLVFDEVQCGIGRLGTLFAYEKFGVVPDVVCMAKALGGGFPIGAAMVNKKASVLERGDHGSTFGGNPLAAAVSLAVLKELVDGGVISKVDEKSSYIRSKLGILKEKYSIIDEIRGIGLLIGIKLNVDVKEFSKRCFENNLLAVTAGKDVIRLLPPLNVENEDIDKAVEILNKVLKTYN, encoded by the coding sequence ATGTCAGAAAGTAATATAATGAATACCTATGGTAGATTTGGTGTGAGTTTTGAAAAAGGAATTGGATGCAAGTTATATGATAATAATGGAATAGAATATATAGATTTTGTTTCAGGAGTGGCTGTAAATTGTCTTGGACATAGTCATCCAAGCATAATAAAAGCAATTGAAGAGCAAAGTAGAAAAGTAATGCATATATCTAATTATTATTGGAATAGTAAAGGCATAGAACTTGCAGAAAAATTATGCTCTTTAAGTGAGCATGATTCAGTTTTCTTTTGCAACAGCGGTACTGAAGCTATGGAAGTAGGGGTAAAGGTTGCTAGAAAATATGGTAAAGTTCATGGAGGAGAAAGTAAAAATGTAATTATATATATGAAAGATTCTTTTCATGGAAGAACTATGGGTGCACTATCTGTAACAGGACAAGAAAAATATCAAAAGGATTTTAAACCTTTAATTGGTGGAACAAAAAGTGTAAAATTTAACGATATAAAAGATTTAGAAGATAAAATTGATGAAAATGTTTGTGGTGTTATAATTGAACCAATTCAAGGTGAAGGTGGAATAAACGTAGCCTCAATTGATTATCTTAAAGCTGTAAAAAAGCTATGTGAAGAAAATAATGCACTACTTGTGTTTGATGAAGTACAGTGTGGAATAGGAAGACTTGGAACTTTATTTGCATATGAAAAATTTGGAGTTGTTCCAGATGTTGTGTGTATGGCTAAAGCTCTTGGAGGTGGATTTCCTATAGGAGCCGCAATGGTTAATAAAAAAGCATCTGTGCTTGAAAGAGGAGATCATGGTAGTACATTTGGAGGAAATCCTTTAGCAGCAGCAGTTAGTCTAGCTGTTTTAAAAGAACTAGTAGATGGAGGAGTAATAAGCAAAGTAGATGAAAAAAGCAGCTATATAAGATCTAAATTAGGAATTCTTAAAGAAAAGTATTCTATAATAGATGAAATAAGAGGAATAGGGCTTTTAATTGGAATAAAGTTAAATGTTGATGTAAAAGAATTTAGTAAAAGATGCTTTGAAAATAATTTATTAGCTGTTACAGCAGGGAAAGATGTTATAAGATTGCTTCCACCACTTAATGTAGAAAATGAGGATATAGATAAAGCTGTAGAGATTTTGAATAAGGTTCTAAAAACTTATAATTAG
- the argB gene encoding acetylglutamate kinase, whose product MINVEEVVSLDIDPLPYMKKFIGKTFVIKYGGSIMKNESAVKAFMEDIVYMKRLGINIVIVHGGGPEISKWINVIGMETKFINGLRVTDEKVMDVVEMVLSGHVNKDISASLSKYGISAIGLSGRDSNLIKAKKKYLYNNGKKIDIGFVGEVVNINKSFLTNIIEKGRVPVIAPIGCDSYGNKYNINADYAASAISSALKAEKFVILTDVEGVYTDINDKNSLLSDISTEEIKRYIDEGAINGGMIPKMECCVEAIEKGTKSIHLVDGRKNHGLILDIISGKGTKITLRGGINQCQKVI is encoded by the coding sequence ATGATAAATGTAGAAGAAGTTGTTTCATTGGATATAGATCCTTTACCATATATGAAAAAGTTTATAGGAAAAACTTTTGTAATAAAATATGGTGGAAGTATTATGAAAAATGAAAGTGCGGTAAAAGCATTTATGGAAGATATAGTTTATATGAAACGGTTAGGAATAAATATAGTTATTGTGCACGGTGGAGGTCCTGAAATATCAAAATGGATCAATGTAATAGGAATGGAAACTAAGTTCATAAATGGCCTTAGGGTTACTGATGAAAAAGTTATGGATGTAGTGGAAATGGTATTGTCTGGACATGTAAATAAAGATATATCAGCTAGTTTGAGTAAATATGGAATTAGTGCTATAGGGTTAAGTGGAAGAGATAGTAATTTAATAAAGGCAAAAAAGAAATATTTATATAATAATGGTAAAAAAATAGATATAGGCTTTGTAGGAGAAGTTGTAAATATAAATAAAAGTTTTTTAACAAATATAATTGAAAAAGGAAGAGTTCCTGTTATAGCACCTATTGGATGTGATTCTTATGGAAATAAATATAATATAAATGCAGATTATGCAGCTTCAGCTATAAGTTCAGCGTTAAAAGCAGAAAAATTTGTAATACTTACAGATGTGGAAGGCGTTTATACAGATATAAATGATAAAAATTCTCTTTTAAGTGATATATCAACTGAAGAAATAAAGAGATATATAGATGAAGGCGCTATAAATGGAGGTATGATTCCTAAGATGGAATGTTGTGTAGAAGCAATTGAAAAAGGTACAAAAAGCATTCATCTTGTAGATGGTAGAAAAAATCATGGATTGATTTTGGATATAATATCAGGAAAAGGAACTAAAATTACATTAAGGGGAGGAATAAATCAATGTCAGAAAGTAATATAA
- the argC gene encoding N-acetyl-gamma-glutamyl-phosphate reductase, translated as MIKVGIVGATGYAGQQLVWLLQKHPSTEIVFLCSHSYENTLYNDVYKNLNGFIDNICINIQEAEYKLDCINILFLALPHGKSFDITKKALSKGVKVIDLGADFRINSKNIYEQWYKVEHTCPELLEESIYGLTELNRKDIKKASLIANPGCYPTASILALAPLLKSNIIDEQSIIIDAKSGTSGAGRSASIGNLFTECNESIKAYSVAEHRHTPEIEQELGNICGNKITLTFTPHLVPMNRGILSVCYSKLSCKKSQEELYEIYKNFYKDEFFVKITDTMPETRWVKGSNLCHIGIRLDKRTGRVIVASCIDNLMKGAAGQAVQNMNLMFNLDEKTGLDFPAMMP; from the coding sequence ATGATAAAAGTTGGTATTGTAGGAGCTACAGGCTATGCAGGTCAACAACTTGTATGGTTATTACAAAAACATCCTTCTACTGAAATAGTTTTTTTATGTTCTCATAGTTATGAGAATACATTATATAATGATGTTTATAAAAACTTAAATGGTTTTATAGATAATATATGCATAAATATTCAAGAGGCTGAATATAAATTAGATTGCATAAATATACTATTTCTGGCACTTCCTCACGGTAAATCCTTTGATATAACTAAAAAAGCTCTATCAAAAGGAGTGAAGGTAATTGATTTAGGCGCAGATTTCAGAATTAATTCAAAGAATATTTATGAACAATGGTATAAAGTTGAACATACATGTCCTGAACTTTTAGAAGAATCTATTTATGGACTTACAGAACTAAATAGAAAAGACATAAAAAAAGCTTCTCTAATCGCAAATCCAGGATGCTATCCAACAGCCAGCATATTAGCTTTAGCGCCTCTTTTAAAATCGAATATAATAGATGAACAATCTATTATCATAGATGCTAAATCCGGAACCTCTGGTGCTGGAAGAAGTGCTTCCATAGGAAACCTTTTTACAGAGTGTAATGAGTCCATTAAAGCTTATTCAGTAGCTGAACATAGACATACACCTGAAATAGAGCAGGAACTTGGAAATATATGTGGGAATAAAATAACTTTAACATTTACCCCTCATTTAGTACCTATGAATAGAGGAATTCTGTCAGTATGTTACAGTAAATTATCTTGTAAAAAATCTCAAGAAGAGCTATATGAAATATACAAAAATTTTTATAAAGATGAGTTCTTTGTTAAAATTACAGATACTATGCCAGAAACTAGATGGGTTAAAGGATCTAACTTATGTCATATAGGTATAAGATTAGATAAACGAACTGGAAGGGTTATTGTAGCCTCCTGCATAGATAATCTAATGAAAGGTGCTGCAGGTCAAGCAGTTCAAAATATGAATTTAATGTTTAATTTAGATGAAAAAACAGGACTTGATTTTCCTGCAATGATGCCATAA
- a CDS encoding SpoVR family protein, with protein sequence MEYTVAELEKWDEIIEEKVREVGLNYYPQEFEIINYNDMLAYEVYVGMPSMYPHWSFGKAYERLRTLYNYNLTGLPYEMVINSNPCIAYLMKDNTLLLQILTIAHVYGHNDFFKNNRLFKESTSAEYTVEMFKNHADIIRSYINDPSIGYVEVEEMLNAAHALKFQTNRASGVRYLDDEEIRKRKIEDYKNMENNNSIIVPREKPEPPNIEKIPQEPTEDILGFISKYGDLVEWQRNIIEIVRDETKYFIPQIETKIMNEGWASFWHYNILKKLDLPQNLYMEFVKRHNDVVVPLQGSINPYFLGFQIYNDLVEKYGIKKIFEVRFVERDESFIRRYLTKELCIRLNLFQYVNKDKKYIIDEISDENGWKKIRDALSNSCGMGSIPYIRVINMSRLDKTLTLEHVFDGRELQLKYAIETIKYIVDLWKHKVILNTNIDGKNVKIVCDENKKIIYE encoded by the coding sequence TTGGAATATACTGTTGCAGAATTAGAAAAGTGGGATGAGATAATAGAAGAAAAGGTTAGAGAAGTAGGCCTTAATTATTATCCTCAAGAATTTGAAATCATAAACTACAATGACATGCTTGCATATGAGGTATATGTAGGTATGCCATCTATGTATCCTCATTGGAGTTTTGGAAAAGCTTATGAAAGGTTAAGAACTTTATATAATTATAATCTTACAGGACTTCCATATGAAATGGTGATAAATTCCAATCCATGTATTGCGTATTTAATGAAGGATAACACACTATTGCTTCAAATACTGACAATAGCTCATGTATATGGGCATAATGATTTTTTTAAAAACAATAGATTATTTAAAGAATCTACCAGTGCGGAATATACAGTAGAGATGTTTAAAAATCATGCAGATATAATTAGATCTTATATAAATGATCCAAGTATAGGATATGTTGAAGTTGAAGAGATGCTAAATGCAGCCCATGCTTTAAAATTTCAAACTAATAGAGCTTCAGGTGTAAGATATTTAGATGATGAAGAAATAAGAAAAAGAAAAATAGAAGATTATAAGAATATGGAAAATAATAATAGTATTATAGTACCTAGAGAAAAACCAGAACCTCCTAATATAGAAAAAATACCTCAAGAACCTACAGAAGATATATTAGGCTTTATATCAAAATATGGAGACCTTGTAGAGTGGCAGAGAAACATTATAGAAATAGTGAGAGATGAAACTAAATATTTTATACCTCAAATAGAAACAAAAATTATGAATGAAGGGTGGGCTAGCTTTTGGCATTATAATATTTTGAAGAAGCTTGATCTTCCTCAAAATTTATATATGGAATTTGTAAAAAGGCATAATGATGTAGTAGTTCCCCTTCAAGGAAGTATAAATCCTTATTTTTTAGGATTTCAAATTTACAATGATTTAGTAGAAAAGTATGGAATTAAAAAGATATTTGAAGTGAGATTTGTTGAAAGAGATGAATCTTTTATTAGAAGATACTTAACTAAAGAACTTTGTATAAGATTAAATTTATTTCAATATGTTAATAAGGATAAGAAATACATTATTGATGAGATATCGGATGAAAATGGATGGAAAAAAATAAGAGATGCTCTAAGTAATTCTTGTGGAATGGGTTCAATTCCTTATATAAGAGTTATAAATATGTCAAGACTAGATAAGACATTAACATTAGAACATGTTTTTGATGGAAGAGAACTTCAACTTAAGTATGCAATAGAAACAATTAAGTATATTGTGGATTTGTGGAAACACAAAGTAATACTAAATACTAATATAGATGGGAAAAATGTTAAAATTGTTTGTGATGAGAACAAAAAAATAATTTATGAATAG
- the yhbH gene encoding sporulation protein YhbH, whose product MGIFREFNPIGHDRVAEDKRRHRELVEDSIKKNLVDILSEESIIGQTKNKKIKIPIKGLKEYQFIYGKNVPGVGSGDGTEKRGDVIGKEGEGQGTGNKGAGNAEGEDIYETEITIEEIMEYVFQDLNLPNLNKKRFSEILSEGSRKKCGYQKSGIPPRLAKKRTVIEKLKRKQGMKRALEERRKNNDINEKFELNLENDEIVGRFPFKEDDLRYYKVKPTKKKEYNAVVICIMDTSASMDQNKKYLARSFFFMLYQFVKMKYSSVEVVFIAHSTSAKVVTEEEFFHKVESGGTYISSGYNKALEIILEKYNPELWNIYSFHVSDGDNWSEDNDRAVKAVNELCDVCNLFGYAEIMAYGYTSAIKKRYAAEINRDNFVSVAMKKKEDMWDALKEMLSVDIKNDYE is encoded by the coding sequence ATGGGCATATTTAGAGAGTTTAATCCTATAGGACATGATAGGGTTGCTGAAGATAAAAGAAGACATAGGGAGTTAGTAGAAGATTCTATTAAGAAAAATTTGGTTGATATATTATCAGAAGAAAGTATTATTGGTCAAACAAAGAATAAAAAGATAAAAATACCCATTAAAGGACTTAAAGAATATCAATTTATATATGGAAAAAATGTACCTGGTGTTGGCAGTGGAGATGGTACTGAAAAAAGGGGAGATGTTATAGGTAAAGAGGGAGAAGGACAAGGAACTGGAAATAAAGGTGCTGGAAATGCTGAGGGTGAAGATATATATGAAACTGAGATAACTATTGAAGAAATAATGGAGTATGTTTTTCAGGATCTAAATCTACCTAATTTAAATAAAAAAAGATTTTCTGAAATTCTTTCAGAAGGTTCAAGAAAAAAATGTGGTTATCAAAAAAGTGGTATTCCTCCAAGGCTTGCCAAAAAAAGAACTGTTATTGAAAAGCTTAAAAGGAAACAAGGCATGAAAAGAGCTTTAGAGGAAAGACGTAAAAATAATGACATAAATGAAAAATTTGAATTAAATCTAGAAAATGATGAGATTGTAGGAAGGTTTCCATTTAAAGAGGATGATTTAAGATATTATAAAGTAAAACCTACTAAGAAAAAAGAATATAATGCAGTAGTTATATGTATTATGGATACATCTGCTTCCATGGATCAAAACAAAAAGTATTTAGCAAGATCTTTTTTCTTTATGCTGTATCAGTTTGTTAAAATGAAATATTCAAGTGTAGAAGTAGTTTTTATAGCACACTCTACGTCTGCTAAAGTAGTTACTGAAGAAGAGTTTTTTCATAAGGTAGAATCGGGAGGTACGTATATATCTAGTGGTTACAATAAAGCATTAGAAATTATATTGGAGAAATATAATCCTGAGCTTTGGAATATATATTCATTCCATGTAAGTGATGGAGATAATTGGAGTGAAGATAATGATAGAGCTGTAAAGGCTGTAAATGAATTATGTGATGTATGTAATTTATTTGGATATGCAGAGATTATGGCTTATGGATATACTAGTGCCATTAAGAAGAGATATGCTGCAGAGATTAATAGGGATAATTTTGTATCTGTGGCTATGAAAAAGAAAGAAGATATGTGGGATGCACTTAAAGAAATGCTCAGTGTAGATATAAAAAATGACTATGAATAA
- a CDS encoding PrkA family serine protein kinase has translation MNFKELIENDREKRKKESFQGTFLDYLEILKENPEAAKLSHKRIYNIINRLGVDVLKPEENLRIRKIYGNETIKSYGFFKNEFFGIEKTLMKIASYFYSAAMEGEESRQVLYLVGPVGSGKSSIVDLFKKAIEQSEPIYALKGCPMREEPLHLIPKHLRKNFEEMLGIKIEGDLCPVCRYRLKEEYKGEYEKFPVIKTGFSIRSRKGVGVVPPVDPNNQDTSVLIGSVDISKMDLYPEDDPRIFSLNGAFDVGNRGMVEFIEVFKNDVEYLHTIITATQEKSIPSPGKGSMIYFDGVIIAHSNEAEWNKFKSDHTNEAILDRIVKVEVPYCLELNEETKIYEKILKKSNFKAHIAPHTIEMAAMFAILTRLIPSNKVDTLTKLKIYNGEEIVEKGTTKKIDITELREEAGLREGMDGISTRFIIKAIDNALSDSEYDCINPLSVMENIIKSVKDLDVADDLRRKYLAFVQDTMRKEYNKILEKEITKAFIQSFREQAESLFNNYLDHAEAYVNKTKIKDKSTGEQLEADEKFMRSIEEQIGISEGSAKGFRSDVTSYMFYMIRKGEKIDYTSYEPLKEAIEKKITSSVREMSRIITKSKVRDKDQDKKYNSMVEEMKKNGYCDHCCNVILKYAANNLWKD, from the coding sequence ATGAATTTCAAAGAATTAATAGAGAATGATAGAGAAAAAAGAAAAAAGGAAAGTTTTCAAGGTACTTTTCTTGATTACCTTGAAATTTTAAAGGAAAATCCAGAAGCAGCCAAACTTTCGCATAAAAGAATATACAATATCATAAACAGGCTTGGTGTAGATGTTTTGAAGCCAGAAGAAAACTTAAGAATAAGAAAAATATATGGAAATGAAACTATTAAAAGTTATGGATTTTTTAAAAATGAATTTTTTGGTATAGAAAAAACATTGATGAAAATAGCAAGCTACTTTTATTCAGCAGCTATGGAAGGTGAAGAGTCAAGGCAAGTACTATATTTAGTTGGACCTGTAGGATCAGGGAAGTCTTCTATAGTTGATTTGTTTAAAAAGGCAATAGAGCAAAGTGAACCTATATATGCTTTGAAAGGTTGTCCTATGCGTGAAGAACCTCTTCATCTTATTCCTAAGCATTTAAGAAAAAACTTTGAAGAAATGTTAGGTATAAAAATAGAAGGAGACTTATGTCCAGTATGTAGATATAGATTGAAAGAAGAATACAAAGGTGAATATGAAAAGTTTCCAGTAATTAAAACTGGATTTTCTATAAGATCTAGAAAAGGAGTTGGGGTGGTACCTCCTGTAGATCCTAATAATCAAGATACATCCGTATTAATAGGATCTGTAGATATATCTAAAATGGATTTATATCCAGAAGATGATCCTCGTATATTTTCATTAAATGGGGCTTTTGATGTAGGTAATAGAGGAATGGTTGAATTTATAGAGGTATTTAAAAATGATGTAGAGTATTTGCACACTATAATAACAGCTACCCAGGAGAAATCAATACCATCTCCAGGAAAAGGATCTATGATATATTTTGATGGAGTAATTATTGCACATTCTAATGAAGCAGAATGGAATAAATTTAAATCAGATCATACTAATGAAGCTATATTAGATAGAATTGTAAAGGTTGAAGTTCCATATTGTTTGGAGCTAAATGAAGAAACTAAAATATATGAAAAGATATTAAAAAAGAGTAATTTTAAAGCACATATAGCACCTCATACCATTGAAATGGCAGCTATGTTTGCAATACTTACAAGGCTTATACCATCTAATAAAGTGGATACTCTTACGAAATTAAAAATATATAATGGTGAGGAAATAGTTGAAAAAGGTACTACTAAGAAAATAGATATTACTGAACTTAGAGAAGAAGCAGGACTTAGGGAAGGCATGGATGGAATATCTACAAGATTTATAATTAAAGCTATAGATAATGCGCTTTCTGATTCGGAATATGATTGTATAAATCCTCTAAGTGTCATGGAGAATATAATAAAGTCAGTAAAAGATTTAGATGTAGCTGATGATTTAAGAAGAAAGTATTTAGCATTTGTTCAGGATACAATGAGAAAAGAATATAATAAAATTCTTGAAAAAGAAATAACTAAAGCATTTATCCAAAGCTTTAGAGAACAGGCAGAAAGTTTGTTTAATAATTATTTGGATCATGCAGAAGCTTATGTAAATAAAACTAAGATAAAGGATAAATCTACGGGAGAACAATTAGAAGCTGATGAAAAATTTATGAGGTCAATTGAAGAGCAAATAGGAATATCAGAGGGTTCAGCTAAAGGATTTAGGTCTGATGTAACTTCATATATGTTCTATATGATAAGAAAAGGAGAAAAGATAGATTATACTTCATATGAACCTTTAAAGGAAGCTATAGAAAAGAAAATAACTTCTTCTGTAAGAGAGATGTCTCGTATTATTACTAAATCAAAGGTTAGGGATAAAGATCAAGATAAAAAATATAATTCAATGGTAGAAGAAATGAAAAAAAATGGATATTGTGATCACTGCTGTAATGTAATACTTAAATATGCCGCTAATAATCTATGGAAGGATTGA